One region of Anas acuta chromosome Z, bAnaAcu1.1, whole genome shotgun sequence genomic DNA includes:
- the LOC137848589 gene encoding maestro heat-like repeat-containing protein family member 7 produces the protein MGQCVSRVAPRQNDADDLTLAGLLLVIPKILDAEKDSRSAAYSMWETHVLQRDNVSAVSILSLAPEDMEDYDYFWDVLTGTKMEGDWKLKFLASIRTICSNTVQRRYMYLPCDMLGVEKKMQLPESSSDHLRTLMLLGWQAAYAISERSEENLALLSQHLGPCINAIGSLASTRERGRLDASLYAEILKSLDSVLEVLVCTSSDYTAATLEIILQALLPFTRSENVAKRRYAVGRIASLSEVLIPSSLMQDSFRNRVGTVSVRTFQTKPVPLLGQLMGCLTLCCAEEDKDISCGSAEALHAFHRIVMVRQSHFMTPTYPYLFLERECPSTFRPKDAANELTVFGSFLFPVERTNFILTILEGMTHPRVSDTKVVARVLDMITDSDMEEVPRVMRIIHDCLATVSKESLLDILKRTLFKITSLHPGHAVQGLLEVFPWRDRVATAMWQTMVSEPCVAEDVLRNLLRQRIGPEHDVLGSHHSCVRSWAVTSAMNKIFQLPSSKNIAQSLFHKLYIAVLFQISSIHECTLQDFSRGSSQMGECVWPSGSFLRTAVMTMRALFQHLGGATLVEDIQTQGGWDRLLRHETFHTGVAVLTRALGSKAPLFGASVFEEAVVRLWQRQKHEEITAMAVFTELLDCVDFEQLVDNCIPHLLHSHLRSQSSVLRRMAVTSLVTLSTRPKLAVTLQDLLPEVMQQLQDANSDISMQAMTVLRNTLRLADGQVAGPIALQLPDRLLPLFDNESSCMRELSILLCKDAMEVAEGTHKMEMKKQVHRTVLPLFFHLHDQNQHVAEASREALLGAAKLLKWKQLRNLLETAQPQRIGECLLVGHSSRVDDYLCQSLQYLRSPQEPLQEAAIRFIALRSMEGNSSPSVSSLVTETILVLRTSSTFSLQALRYRLRRVWERRPRVPRAGWLCCCSCAQC, from the exons ATGGGACAGTGCGTGAGTCGTGTGGCTCCTCGCCAAAACGATGCTGACGATCTTACCCTGGCGGGGCTGCTATTAGTTATCCCCAAGATCCTGGACGCTGAGAAGGATAGCAGATCTGCTGCATATTCTATGTGGGAGACCCATGTGCTTCAGAGGG ATAATGTTTCTGCTGTCTCCATCTTGTCTCTGGCGCCCGAGGACATGGAAGACTATGACTACTTCTGGGATGTTCTCACTGGCACCAAAATG GAAGGGGACTGGAAGCTGAAGTTTCTGGCCTCGATCCGCACCATCTGCAGCAACACGGTGCAGAGGAGATACATGTACCTGCCCTGTGACATGCTGGGAGTGGAGAAGAAG ATGCAACTGCCTGAGTCTTCCTCCGACCACCTGCGCACTCTGATGCTCCTGGGCTGGCAAGCTGCGTATGCCATCAGTGAAAGGAG CGAAGAGAACCTAGCACTGCTGTCACAGCACCTCGGCCCCTGCATCAACGCCATCGGCTCTCTTGCTTCAACGAGGGAGAGGGGCAGGCTGGATGCTTCACTTTATGCTGAG ATTCTGAAATCTCTGGACAGCGTGCTGGAAGTGCTGGTGTGTACTTCGTCGGACTACACTGCTGCTACGCTGGAGATCATCTTGCAG GCCCTGCTGCCCTTCACAAGATCCGAGAATGTGGCAAAGCGTCGGTATGCCGTGGGGAGGATTGCCAGTCTGAGCGAGGTGCTGATCCCCAGTTCTCTGATGCAG GACTCGTTCAGAAACAGAGTGGGCACGGTCAGCGTTCGCACCTTCCAGACGAAGCCTGTGCCACTCCTGGGGCAGCTGATGGGGTGCCTCACCCTGTGCTGCGCCGAGGAGGACAAGGACAtcagctgtggctctgcagaGGCTCTTCACGCCTTCCACAGGATCGTGATGGTGCGACAGA GCCACTTCATGACACCTACCTATCCGTATCTCTTTCTGGAGCGGGAATGCCCAAGCACCTTCCGGCCCAAGGACGCTGCTAACGAGCTGACG GTATTTGGCAGCTTCCTCTTCCCCGTCGAGAGGACGAACTTCATCCTCACCATCTTGGAGGGCATGACACACCCCAGGGTCTCTGACACAAAGGTGGTTGCCCGTGTGCTGGATATGATCACAGACTCAGACATGGAGGAG GTGCCACGGGTCATGCGGATCATCCATGACTGCCTGGCGACGGTCAGCAAGGAATCACTCCTGGACATCCTGAAGAGGACCCTTTTCAAGATCACCTCCTTGCACCCTGGGCACGCGGTCCAGGGCCTGCTGGAGGTCTTCCCGTGGCGCGACAG GGTTGCCACGGCCATGTGGCAGACGATGGTCTCCGAGCCCTGCGTTGCAGAGGACGTGCTGAGAAACCTGCTGAGGCAACGCATAGGGCCTGAGCACGATGTCCTTGGCTCACACCACAGCTGTGTCCGTTCCTGGGCT GTAACCAGCGCCATGAACAAGATCTTCCAGCTGCCCTCCAGCAAGAACATTGCGCAGTCACTTTTCCACAAGCTCTACATTGCCGTGCTCTTCCAGATCTCCTCCATCCATGAGTGCACACTGCAGGACTTCAGCAGGGGCAGCAGTCAGATGGGGGAGTGCGTGTGGCCTTCGGGCAGCTTTCTCAG GACTGCGGTGATGACCATGAGAGCTCTTTTCCAACACCTGGGGGGTGCCACTTTGGTTGAAGACATCCAGACGCAGGGTGGCTGGGACCGGCTTTTAAGACATGAGACCTTCCACACAGGTGTTGCTGTGCTGACTAG GGCTCTGGGAAGCAAAGCACCGCTCTTCGGTGCCTCGGTGTTTGAAGAGGCAGTCGTACGTCTCTGGCAGAGACAGAAGCACGAGGAGATCACCGCCATGGCTGTCTTCACGGAG TTGCTGGACTGTGTAGACTTTGAGCAGCTTGTTGATAACTGCATCCCGCACCTTCTTCATTCACACCTGCGCAGTCAGTCCTCGGTGCTGCGTAGGATGGCGGTTACAAGCCTCGTCACGCTGTCTACGAGACCCAAGCTG GCAGTAACTCTGCAAGACCTGCTGCCAGAGGTCATGCAGCAACTGCAGGATGCCAACAGCGACATCAGTATGCAGGCCATGACTGTCCTCCGCAACACTCTGCGCCTAGCAGATGGGCAAGTGGCTGGCCCCATcgctctgcagctgcctgacaGGCTCCTGCCCCTCTTTGACAAC GAGTCCAGCTGCATGAGAGAGCTCTCCATCCTTCTCTGCAAGGATGCCATGGAGGTTGCAGAGGGCACCCATAAGATGGAGATGAAGAAGCAAGTGCACAGGACCGTCCTCCCCCTCTTCTTCCACCTGCATGACCAGAACCAGCATGTGGCTGAG gcctCTCGGGAAGCCCTCCTTGGTGCTGCCAAGCTCCTGAAGTGGAAGCAGCTCAGGAACCTGCTGGAGACAGCGCAGCCACAGAGGATTGGCGAGTGCCTG CTGgtggggcacagcagcagagtgGATGACTACCTGTGCCAGAGCCTGCAATACCTGCggagcccccaggagcccctGCAAGAGGCGGCCATCAGGTTCATTG CCCTGAGAAGCATGGAGGGCAACAGCAGCCCTTCGGTCTCCTCCCTGGTGACTGAAACCATCCTGGTCCTGAGAACTTCCTCCACATTCAGCCTGCAAGCACTACGTTACCGGCTCCGGAGGGTGTGGGAGAGGAGGCCCCGTGTCCCGAGAGCTGGCTGGctatgctgctgcagctgtgctcagtgctga